AACAGTTCCAGGGGGCGCGTCGTGCCGCGTCCTTCGGACAGCGTAGCGCCTTCGAGCATCACTGTGCCGGCGTAGGCGCGGGCCATCCACAGGTTGGGTGCGTTCGGGCTGGGGTTGATCCAGGTTCGTTCGCCGAGTGGCCAGCCGTAGCCGGGCGCGGTATCCGGCTGCCAGCCTTGCATCGTGACCACTTTGTAATCGACATTGAGCTTCAGGGTGGCGATGAACCATTGGCCAAGTTCGCCCATGGTCAGGCCGTGGCGCATCGGCATGGCGCCGGCGCCGACAAAACTCTCCCAGCCCTCGCGCAGCGTCAGGCCTTCGATCGGCCGGCCGGCCGGGTTGGGGCGGTCGAGCACCCAGACGCTTTTGCCATGCCTGGCCGCGGCTTCGAGCACGTAACGCAGCGTGGTGATGAAGGTGTAGATACGGCACCCAAGGTCTTGCAAATCGACGAGCAAAACGTCGAAGCTGTCCATCATCGCATCAGTCGGCCGCCGTACTTCACCGTAAAGGCTGAAGACCGGAATGCCGAGTTGCGGATCGAGGAAGTCGGGTGACTCGACCATGTTGTCCTGTTTGTCACCGCGCAGACCGTGCTGGGGCCCGAAGGCCGCACTCAGTTTGAGGTCGGGCAGCGCGGCAAGGGCGTCGAGCGAATGGGTCAAGTCGGCGGTCACCGATGCCGGGTGGGCGAGCAGGGCGATGCGCTTGCCGGCCAGCGTTCGGCGCAGGTCCGGGTCGGCAAGCAGGCGGTCAAGGCCAAACTGGATGGGCTGTGTCATGGCATGTTTCGGTGGAAGGTCAGCGCGAAGCTCTGACGGAGATGAAAATCGGGTTGCGGCGCACCGTGTTCAAGTGCCCAGTAGCTTTTGCTGCTGTCGGCAGTTTCGATCACCAAGCTGATGCCTAGTAACAGCGTCTGCTCGTCAGGCAGCAATTCGCGGGCGATGGATGCATCAAGCTGGAAGCCATCGGGTCGTGATTGAAGGGAGATCAGCGGTGCTGCGGCAGGGACAAAGTCGGCATCACGTTCCCGGTAATCGTTGAAACGATAGGCTGCCCACTGGCCCGAGGGGGAAAAATTGAATTCCTGGTATTTTTTCCGGTTGACCGTGGCAATGAAGGCTTCGCAGCAGGTGTGCTGCCAAAGATTGTCAGCGGGGCCGGAAGGCTGCGCGAGGGGAAGTTGGATGTCTTCAGTCCTTCCGCTCACGCGAAATGACAGATCAAGGCCGCCGGCAGCGTTGCCGTGCACCACGATTTCGATGCAGTCGATGGCGCTACAAGGGCTGGCTTGATGACAACTCAGGGTGGCGTGGTGCGCTGGGTTCAAGGTGGCGTCGGGCGGTGAATACGGAAGGCAGGCGGTACTTTAACTGCTTGTTCCGGATGTTGCTGCGGTCAACACCGAAAAATGGCCAAAATCCGCATACGCCCTTGGTCGGACAGGGCATTTGGAGTAACTTACCGCCTTTCAACAAATGCTTTCCGGGAGAGAAAAGTGACCCCGCTGCGCATCAATTTAGACCAAGAAGATATCCCAACCCACTGGTACAACGTGGTTGCTGATCTGGCACATCCGCCGGCCCCGCCACTCGGGCCCGATGGCAACCCGGTGCCGCCGGAAGCAATGGGCGCCATTTTCCCCGGGCCGATTCTTGAGCAGGAAATGTCAGCCGAGCGCTGGATCGCCATCCCCGAGGAAGTCCGTCAGATTTACGCGCTGTGGCGTCCCGCCCCGCTCTGTCGGGCGCTGCGTCTGGAGCAGGCGCTCGGTACGCCCGCCAAGATTTTCTACAAATACGAAGGCGTTTCGCCCGCTGGTTCGCACAAGCCGAACTCTGCCGTGCCGCAGGCCTACTTCAACAAGATTGCAGGCACCAAACGCCTGACCACCGAAACCGGCGCCGGTCAGTGGGGTTCGTCGATTGCCTTCGCCGGTCAGATGTTTGGCCTGCCGGTGCGCGTTTTCATGGTCAAGGTCAGCTATCAGCAGAAGCCATTCCGTCGTTCGATGATGCAGACCTGGGGGGCGGAGGTCTTCGCCAGCCCGAGTGACCTGACCAATGCGGGTCGTGCGGCGCTGGCTGCCGATCCGGATAATCAAGGGTCGCTCGGATTGGCGATTTCAGAAGCGGTTGAAGAGGCCGCCGCCGATCCTGGCACCTGCTATACCTTGGGCTCAGTTCTCAACCACGTGCTGCTGCACCAGAGTGTTATTGGTCTTGAGGCCAAGAAGCAGTTCGATAAAATCGGTCTCTACCCGGATGTGATCTTCGGCCCTTGCGGCGGTGGTTCCAGTTTTGGCGGCATTGCCTTTCCGTTTCTCGCCGACAAGGCGGCAGGTGACAAGCGCGCGACCAAGCTGCGTTGCGTCGCGGTCGAGCCCACCTCTTGCCCGACCCTGACCAAAGGGCATTACGCCTACGATTACGGCGATGTTTCCGGCTACACCCCGATCATGAAAATGTACACGCTCGGCCACGACTTCATGCCGCCGGGCATCCACGCTGGCGGCCTGCGCTACCACGGTGATTCGCCACTGGTCTCGCAGCTGCTCCATGATGGCCTGATCGAGGCGCAGGCCGTGCCGCAGGTTGCCACCTTCGAGGCGGGCGTTCAGTTTGCCCGCGCCGAAGGCATCATTCCTGCGCCCGAGTCATGCCACGCCATTCGCGCTGCCATTGACGAGGCGCTGAAATGCAAGGTGACTGGTGAAGCCAAAACAATCCTCTTCAGCCTGACCGGCCACGGTCACTTTGACATGGCTTCCTACGACAAGTTTTTTGCCGGACAGCTAGAGGATTTTGACTATCCGGAAGAGGCCATTGCCGAATCCCTGAAGCATTTGCCAAAGGTGGGTTGAGCCTGTGAAAATCCTTGTTTTTCTGCTCGTGCTGGGCAATCTTCTGTTCTATGCGTTTGGCGCCGGCTACTTCGGCAGCGCGGAAAATCCGGATTCTGAACGAGTCAATCAACAAGTCGTACCGGAACGTATGAAGATTGTCTCGCGCGGCGAAGCGCCGGTTATCTCCCCCAAGCCCGAGCCAGCGGTTGAAGACCCCAAGCCGGAAGCCGCGCAAGAGCCGGAAGCGCCGATCAAGGAGACAAAGGCGGACACCACGCCGGTCTGCCTTGCCTGGCGCCAGCTTTCGGTGGCCGATGCTGATCGCCTTTCGGTCTTGTTGGCGAAGCGTTTTTCGGGCTTCAAGTTGATTCGCAAGACGCTTGCCGCGGAGGGAAACGGTTGGTGGGTATTCGTTTCCCCTCAGCCCAACAAGGCAGAGGCAGACAAGAAGGCTGCCGAGTTGCGTGAATTCGGTGTCAAGGATTTCTTTGTTATCCAGGATGGCCCAAATCGGTTCGCCATTTCGCTGGGGGTATTCTCTACCGAAAAAGGCAGTCAGGATCGCTTGGCTGAACTGAAAGCCAAGGGGGTTCGCTCGGCGGCGGCCGGACCTCGCCCCGGCAAGGATAGCGTCGTGAACTTGCAGGCCAGAGGCCTGGCGTCCGAAAAGCCGGCGCTACTGGCAGCGGTTGCTGATGCGCTTCCGAAGGTTCAACTGCAGGCTTGCAAGTGAGCGATTTCATCGTCGGGGTGACCGGGGGGATCGGCAGTGGCAAGAGTACGGTGGCGGATGCCTTCGTTGGGTTGGGGGCGGGCCTGGTTGACACCGATGTGATCGCCCGCGAACTGACCATGGCGAACGGCGCGGCAATGCCGGCATTGGTCGCCGAATTTGGCCCGGAAATTGTTGGAAAAGATGGGGCCATGGATCGATCGGCCGTGCGTCAACGGGTATTCGCAGATCCCTCGGCCCGGGAAAGGCTTGAGGCAATCCTGCATCCGCTGATTCGACAGATATCGACAGAGCGTTGTCTGGCCGCGACCGAACCCTATGTTATTTTGGCTGTCCCGCTATTGGTTGAGTCGGGCAATTACAACGAGCGTTGCGACCGGATTGTTGTGGTTGACTGCCCGGAAAGTGTTCAAATCGAGCGTGTCATTGAGCGTAATGGTCTGTCGGTTGACGAGGTAAAGGCCATCATGGCGGCGCAGGCAACGCGTCAACAACGACTTTTTGCTGCAAATGACGTTGTTGTTAATGATGGCCTGAGAACAAAAATTTACGAACAGGTTAATGCCTTGCATTTAAAGTATCTGGCACTGGCTGGTGAAAAACTTAAAGCAAGCTGTTGAGATTTGCCTGCAAATAGCTCAGAATAAACATAATTTTCCGTTTCTTCGGACCCTCGCCGCGTGATTACTTACGAATACCCGTTCAATGAGCGCATCCGCACACTGCTGCGTCTCGAGGACCTGTTCGAAAAATCCGCCTACTTTGCGCAGGATGACGGTGCGCTTGAGCACCATACGGCACTCGTTTCCCTGTTTGAAATTCTTGAAGTGGCCGGTCGCGCCGACCTCAAGATGGATCTGATTCAGGAACTGGAAAGACAGCGTCAAACCCTGCTGGCCTTTCGCAATAATCCCGAAATTTCCGAAGAAGCGCTTTCTGGTGCGCTTTATGAAATCGAGCAGTCATCTGCCGCATTGCTTGGCATGACCGGCAAGATTGGCCAGTACCTGCGCGAAAACGACTGGTTGATGGGTATCAAGAGCCGGGCGGCAATTCCAGGTGGCGTCTGCGAATTTGATCTGCCGTCCTACCACTGGTGGTTGCATCGCCCGAGTGAAGTTCGGCGCAGCGCGCTGGAGGGGTGGACCAAGCCGATGTTGCCCTTGCGTGATGCGGCAACGATTGTCCTGCGCCTGCTGCGATCCAGTGGTCGCCCCAAAAACTACGCTGCTACCAACGGACAGTTTCAGCTCAATCTGAGTGGTTCGGCGGCGCAAATGGTTCGTGTCACCTTGAGTGCCGAGGAACAGGCCATCCCCGAAGTCAGCGCCAACAAGTATTTCCTGAATATTCGTTTCACCAAGCCGCCGGCCGGTGAAATCAAGGCGCGTAGCTGCGAGCGCGACGTCGCGTTCGATCTGACCTTCTGTAATCTTTAGGCCGGTTAGGCCCCAAGTCGAGCTGCGCTTTTCGCGTTTAGCCGCCTCCCCCTTTTCTTTCTGCTTCCTGCTGATTTTGGCTTGCCTCCGGTGCTTTAAGCGTGCTGCTTGCTTGGTCGTCTATACGTCAATCGCTCATTGTTTTTGCCATGTAATTGCAGTAGTCTGAGATTGCATTTGTCATTGGCGTGAGGCGGCCGTCAACATGCTCTCCACTATTGATCTTTTGCCGGGTTTTATCTTGCATTTCCGTTTCGGAAAAGGAAACT
The Betaproteobacteria bacterium DNA segment above includes these coding regions:
- a CDS encoding DUF1343 domain-containing protein; translated protein: MTQPIQFGLDRLLADPDLRRTLAGKRIALLAHPASVTADLTHSLDALAALPDLKLSAAFGPQHGLRGDKQDNMVESPDFLDPQLGIPVFSLYGEVRRPTDAMMDSFDVLLVDLQDLGCRIYTFITTLRYVLEAAARHGKSVWVLDRPNPAGRPIEGLTLREGWESFVGAGAMPMRHGLTMGELGQWFIATLKLNVDYKVVTMQGWQPDTAPGYGWPLGERTWINPSPNAPNLWMARAYAGTVMLEGATLSEGRGTTRPLELFGAPDIDARAVLAEMRRFAPHWLQGCKLRECWFEPTFHKHAGKLCNGLQIHVEDASYEHAAFRPWRLQALAFKAIRRLYPDYPLWRDFAYEYEHDRLAIDLINGSPLLREWVDDSASAAADLDRFAKADEHAWQEQINDFMLY
- a CDS encoding DOMON-like domain-containing protein, which translates into the protein MNPAHHATLSCHQASPCSAIDCIEIVVHGNAAGGLDLSFRVSGRTEDIQLPLAQPSGPADNLWQHTCCEAFIATVNRKKYQEFNFSPSGQWAAYRFNDYRERDADFVPAAAPLISLQSRPDGFQLDASIARELLPDEQTLLLGISLVIETADSSKSYWALEHGAPQPDFHLRQSFALTFHRNMP
- a CDS encoding TrpB-like pyridoxal phosphate-dependent enzyme, whose translation is MTPLRINLDQEDIPTHWYNVVADLAHPPAPPLGPDGNPVPPEAMGAIFPGPILEQEMSAERWIAIPEEVRQIYALWRPAPLCRALRLEQALGTPAKIFYKYEGVSPAGSHKPNSAVPQAYFNKIAGTKRLTTETGAGQWGSSIAFAGQMFGLPVRVFMVKVSYQQKPFRRSMMQTWGAEVFASPSDLTNAGRAALAADPDNQGSLGLAISEAVEEAAADPGTCYTLGSVLNHVLLHQSVIGLEAKKQFDKIGLYPDVIFGPCGGGSSFGGIAFPFLADKAAGDKRATKLRCVAVEPTSCPTLTKGHYAYDYGDVSGYTPIMKMYTLGHDFMPPGIHAGGLRYHGDSPLVSQLLHDGLIEAQAVPQVATFEAGVQFARAEGIIPAPESCHAIRAAIDEALKCKVTGEAKTILFSLTGHGHFDMASYDKFFAGQLEDFDYPEEAIAESLKHLPKVG
- a CDS encoding SPOR domain-containing protein — its product is MKILVFLLVLGNLLFYAFGAGYFGSAENPDSERVNQQVVPERMKIVSRGEAPVISPKPEPAVEDPKPEAAQEPEAPIKETKADTTPVCLAWRQLSVADADRLSVLLAKRFSGFKLIRKTLAAEGNGWWVFVSPQPNKAEADKKAAELREFGVKDFFVIQDGPNRFAISLGVFSTEKGSQDRLAELKAKGVRSAAAGPRPGKDSVVNLQARGLASEKPALLAAVADALPKVQLQACK
- a CDS encoding dephospho-CoA kinase, producing the protein MSDFIVGVTGGIGSGKSTVADAFVGLGAGLVDTDVIARELTMANGAAMPALVAEFGPEIVGKDGAMDRSAVRQRVFADPSARERLEAILHPLIRQISTERCLAATEPYVILAVPLLVESGNYNERCDRIVVVDCPESVQIERVIERNGLSVDEVKAIMAAQATRQQRLFAANDVVVNDGLRTKIYEQVNALHLKYLALAGEKLKASC
- the zapD gene encoding cell division protein ZapD produces the protein MITYEYPFNERIRTLLRLEDLFEKSAYFAQDDGALEHHTALVSLFEILEVAGRADLKMDLIQELERQRQTLLAFRNNPEISEEALSGALYEIEQSSAALLGMTGKIGQYLRENDWLMGIKSRAAIPGGVCEFDLPSYHWWLHRPSEVRRSALEGWTKPMLPLRDAATIVLRLLRSSGRPKNYAATNGQFQLNLSGSAAQMVRVTLSAEEQAIPEVSANKYFLNIRFTKPPAGEIKARSCERDVAFDLTFCNL